One part of the Borreliella afzelii genome encodes these proteins:
- the ligA gene encoding NAD-dependent DNA ligase LigA produces MSSKIQQEIADLKKLIRKWDKEYYVDSLPSVEDFVYDKHILRLQELESKCPEYKTLDSPTLKFGSDLLNDFKEVEHSVPVLSLDKVYNLDLLKSWIDKIDFSNSFNISVEPKIDGCSIVLYYKDGILEKALTRGNGKFGNDVTKNIRTIRHVPLFLGEKVDLVLRGEVYITKENFLKINKFLEKPYTNSRNLASGILRRVDSREVANFPLNIFIYDFLNAGLDFKTNNLAIEKLKKLGFKVNPLIRFFDQKSSIKEVLNYIADITKKRNSFEYEIDGVVLKVSDFALREKLGYTLHHPKWAMAYKFEALSGFSKVNSIVVQVGRSGKITPVANIDKVFVSGAFITNATLHNQDYITSINLNVGDIVKVSRRGDVIPAVEMVINKFSTGFFKVPDKCPSCKTVVVKEGAHFFCTNNNCPSVAVERIKYFCSKNCMDIEGFSDKTISFLFEKKFISSEIDLYTFNFYKLLKFKGFKDRKINNLINSIEASKKKPFSKLLLSIGIKELGENTIRLLFLNNLNSFSKLFRLCQDRDFAFLTLLKIKGIGEKIALNIIDAFNNSIMINKFKVFENLGFKMEERILIDDENKLLVGKKFCITGSFNGYSRPIVIDKLENKGAIFKTCVTKGLDFLVVGEKAGTKLKKALNLNVKIMSFDDIKSYLD; encoded by the coding sequence ATGAGTAGTAAAATACAGCAAGAAATTGCAGATTTGAAGAAGTTGATCAGAAAGTGGGATAAAGAGTACTATGTCGATTCTTTGCCTAGTGTTGAAGATTTTGTATATGATAAGCATATTTTAAGACTTCAAGAGTTAGAAAGTAAGTGCCCTGAATATAAGACTTTAGATTCCCCTACTCTTAAATTTGGAAGTGATCTTTTAAATGACTTTAAAGAGGTTGAACATTCTGTTCCTGTATTAAGTCTTGATAAGGTTTATAATCTTGATTTGCTAAAATCATGGATAGATAAGATTGATTTTAGCAATTCTTTTAATATTTCTGTTGAGCCTAAGATTGATGGATGTTCAATTGTTCTTTATTATAAAGATGGTATTCTTGAAAAAGCTCTTACTAGGGGTAATGGAAAATTTGGCAATGATGTTACTAAAAATATTAGAACCATTAGACACGTTCCTTTATTTCTTGGTGAAAAGGTTGATTTAGTATTAAGAGGTGAGGTTTATATTACTAAAGAAAATTTTTTAAAAATAAATAAATTTTTGGAAAAGCCTTATACTAATTCTAGAAATTTGGCTTCAGGAATACTTAGAAGGGTTGACAGCAGAGAAGTTGCTAATTTCCCTTTAAATATTTTCATTTATGATTTTTTGAATGCTGGATTGGATTTTAAAACCAATAATTTGGCTATTGAAAAACTTAAGAAGTTGGGCTTTAAAGTTAATCCTTTGATTAGGTTTTTTGATCAAAAAAGTTCAATTAAAGAAGTTTTAAATTATATAGCAGATATAACAAAAAAAAGAAATTCTTTTGAGTATGAAATAGATGGTGTTGTTCTTAAGGTTAGTGATTTTGCTTTAAGAGAAAAATTAGGATACACTTTGCATCATCCCAAATGGGCAATGGCTTACAAATTTGAAGCGCTCTCGGGTTTTAGCAAAGTAAATAGTATTGTTGTTCAGGTTGGGCGTAGTGGTAAAATTACTCCGGTTGCTAATATTGACAAAGTTTTTGTTTCAGGGGCTTTTATTACTAACGCAACATTGCATAATCAAGATTATATAACGTCTATTAATTTAAATGTTGGTGATATTGTTAAAGTTTCAAGAAGAGGAGATGTAATTCCTGCTGTTGAAATGGTGATAAATAAATTTTCAACAGGATTTTTCAAGGTTCCTGATAAGTGTCCATCTTGTAAAACGGTTGTAGTAAAAGAAGGAGCACATTTTTTTTGTACAAATAATAATTGTCCCTCAGTAGCAGTTGAGAGAATAAAATATTTTTGTAGTAAAAATTGTATGGATATTGAAGGGTTTTCTGACAAGACCATTTCTTTTCTTTTTGAAAAAAAATTTATTTCTTCAGAAATTGATCTTTATACATTTAATTTTTACAAACTTCTTAAATTTAAAGGGTTTAAAGATAGAAAGATAAATAATTTGATAAATTCAATCGAAGCTAGCAAAAAAAAACCATTTAGCAAATTACTTCTTAGCATAGGAATTAAAGAATTGGGAGAAAATACAATAAGGTTATTATTTCTTAATAATTTAAATTCATTTTCAAAGCTTTTTAGACTTTGTCAAGATAGGGATTTTGCTTTTTTAACATTGTTAAAAATTAAAGGCATAGGAGAAAAAATCGCTTTAAATATTATTGATGCTTTTAACAATTCAATAATGATTAATAAGTTTAAAGTTTTTGAAAATTTGGGATTTAAAATGGAAGAGCGCATTTTGATTGATGATGAAAATAAGTTATTAGTTGGTAAAAAATTTTGTATTACTGGATCTTTTAATGGTTATTCTAGGCCTATTGTTATTGACAAACTAGAAAATAAAGGAGCAATTTTTAAAACTTGTGTGACCAAGGGTTTGGATTTTCTTGTTGTAGGAGAAAAGGCTGGTACAAAGCTTAAAAAAGCTTTGAATTTAAATGTAAAAATTATGTCTTTTGATGACATAAAAAGTTACTTAGATTAA
- a CDS encoding DUF3996 domain-containing protein: MRNIIIITLIIILLAPISGFANSTKTARGKFGVGIILPLPIAFQMNMGNFDLDIGLYSGVNNLFLDWKTLFIALDYIFYIYTFPGAANFLDFSVGAGGYGTIWFSRFGGSQSGSGPMSIGARLPLALNLAVSRKKFDIFLRIAPGLGMNIWSNGIGFRWEVFAGLGVRFWFT, translated from the coding sequence ATGAGAAATATAATAATTATTACGTTAATTATTATTTTATTAGCCCCAATCTCAGGATTTGCTAATTCAACAAAAACTGCAAGAGGGAAATTTGGAGTGGGAATTATACTCCCATTACCAATTGCTTTCCAAATGAATATGGGAAACTTTGATCTTGACATTGGTCTTTACAGCGGAGTAAATAATTTGTTTTTAGACTGGAAAACGCTATTTATAGCATTGGACTATATTTTCTACATATATACATTCCCGGGAGCTGCTAATTTTCTGGATTTTTCAGTTGGAGCTGGAGGATATGGAACAATATGGTTTTCAAGATTTGGCGGCAGTCAATCGGGCTCTGGACCAATGAGCATTGGAGCAAGATTACCTTTGGCTTTAAATCTTGCAGTATCTAGAAAAAAATTTGACATATTTTTACGAATAGCACCAGGACTTGGAATGAATATTTGGAGCAATGGCATTGGATTTAGATGGGAAGTGTTTGCAGGATTAGGAGTAAGATTCTGGTTTACTTAA
- the htpG gene encoding molecular chaperone HtpG has translation MKKQFDTEVNDLLYLIIHSLYSHKEIFLRELISNASDAIDKLKFLSLTNEKFKNIALEPKIEITFDDKSILIKDNGIGMNEQELTNHLGVIAKSGTKEFINNLKQDEKKSANLIGQFGVGFYSAFIVSEKVEVTSKKALESDAYIWSSDGKTGYEIEKAKKEDPGTEIKLYLNKEGLEYANKWKIQEIIKKYSNHINYPIYIKYNEPIMKDGKQEGIEEKEEKLNETTALWTKNKSEIKTEEYNEFYKNTTFDYENPLMYIHTKAEGNLEYTNLFYIPSKAPYDLYYPNTKPGVKLFINRIFITDSEGSLLPNYLRFIKGIIDCQDLPLNVSREILQQNKILSKIKSSSVKKILSELEKLSKKNPEKFSEFSKEFGRCIKEGVYSDFENREKLISLIRFKSSSVDGFVSFKEYKERMNESQKSIYYITGGKENILKENPIVTAYKEKGFEILIMDDELDEAILNLIPEYEGLKLKAINKNETSNELKDENFKKIEEEFKDTLTRVKEILKDQIKEVNLSATLIKEPSAIIVDSNDPTYQMQKIMLSMGQEVKEIKPILELNPNNKIVQNLKNLEPEKLEKISILLFEEALLTSGMPSKNPRKFINIINEFLEKDLL, from the coding sequence ATGAAAAAACAATTTGATACAGAAGTAAATGATTTGCTTTATTTAATCATTCATTCTCTTTACTCCCATAAGGAAATATTTTTAAGAGAATTGATATCAAATGCCTCTGACGCCATTGATAAGCTCAAGTTTTTAAGCTTAACAAATGAAAAATTCAAAAACATCGCTCTAGAACCAAAAATAGAAATAACATTTGATGATAAAAGTATCCTTATCAAGGATAATGGAATCGGAATGAATGAACAGGAATTAACCAATCATCTTGGTGTAATTGCAAAATCAGGAACCAAAGAATTTATTAACAATTTAAAACAAGATGAAAAAAAATCTGCAAATCTAATTGGCCAGTTTGGAGTCGGATTTTACAGTGCATTCATAGTATCAGAAAAAGTAGAAGTTACATCAAAAAAAGCACTAGAAAGCGATGCTTATATTTGGTCTAGCGACGGTAAAACAGGATATGAAATAGAAAAAGCAAAAAAAGAAGATCCGGGCACAGAAATAAAACTTTATCTTAATAAAGAAGGCCTTGAATATGCTAATAAATGGAAAATTCAAGAAATTATCAAAAAATATTCAAATCATATAAATTATCCCATTTATATAAAATACAACGAACCTATAATGAAGGACGGGAAACAAGAAGGAATAGAAGAAAAAGAAGAAAAATTAAACGAAACCACTGCTCTTTGGACAAAAAATAAAAGCGAAATTAAAACAGAAGAATACAACGAATTTTACAAAAATACAACCTTTGATTATGAAAATCCATTGATGTATATTCATACAAAAGCTGAAGGAAATTTAGAATATACTAATTTATTTTATATCCCAAGTAAAGCTCCTTATGATTTATATTACCCAAACACTAAACCTGGAGTAAAACTATTTATAAACAGAATCTTTATTACAGACTCTGAAGGTAGTCTGCTTCCAAACTATCTAAGGTTCATAAAAGGAATTATAGACTGCCAAGATTTACCGCTCAATGTAAGTAGAGAAATTTTACAACAAAATAAAATTTTGTCTAAAATAAAATCATCTTCTGTAAAAAAAATACTAAGCGAGCTTGAAAAGCTAAGCAAAAAAAATCCTGAAAAATTTTCAGAGTTTTCTAAAGAATTTGGAAGATGCATTAAGGAAGGTGTTTATTCTGACTTTGAAAACAGAGAAAAACTTATCTCATTAATAAGATTTAAATCTTCAAGTGTAGATGGATTCGTCTCTTTTAAAGAGTACAAAGAAAGAATGAATGAAAGCCAAAAAAGCATTTATTATATAACAGGCGGCAAAGAAAATATATTAAAAGAAAACCCAATAGTAACCGCTTATAAAGAAAAAGGATTTGAAATCTTAATCATGGATGATGAACTTGATGAGGCTATTTTAAATCTAATTCCAGAATACGAAGGATTAAAACTAAAAGCAATAAACAAAAATGAAACTAGCAATGAATTAAAAGATGAAAATTTCAAAAAAATTGAAGAAGAATTTAAAGATACCCTTACAAGGGTAAAAGAAATCCTTAAGGACCAAATAAAAGAAGTTAATCTCTCAGCAACATTGATAAAAGAACCTTCAGCAATAATAGTTGATAGCAATGATCCAACTTACCAAATGCAAAAAATCATGCTTTCAATGGGGCAAGAAGTAAAAGAAATTAAACCAATACTTGAATTAAACCCTAATAATAAAATAGTCCAAAATTTAAAAAATCTAGAGCCTGAAAAATTAGAAAAAATAAGCATTCTCCTTTTTGAGGAAGCTCTGCTAACTTCAGGAATGCCTAGCAAAAATCCAAGAAAATTCATAAACATAATAAACGAATTTCTAGAAAAAGACTTGTTGTGA
- a CDS encoding xanthine dehydrogenase family protein subunit M, whose amino-acid sequence MANVKVYYPENFNILSNLFNKNLNNYIIYNELDFKKNPNLFNRETPINNFFIVGNFEKFNKVSLRGNFLEMGPCVTYNEILQIGKKNIPSLFYEFISKFNDKIYLNSINLANGFYYKNTIFDIYPLLLSLDAQVEFKNVLTKKTYVFSAYNLNRAEYIANRNTILVTKFKFPMMNLWNRSFYHKVFFNTMSFDILEETDVIFICILSNIKRDVINDFLLKIFYDDKMIVIKDFQVLLLNKSLPLSFSEIENSLKMLDKNIRDSKNFNIGERNLKLIKNFYLDILMNLNF is encoded by the coding sequence ATGGCTAATGTTAAAGTTTATTATCCTGAAAATTTTAATATACTATCTAATTTATTTAACAAAAATTTAAACAATTATATCATTTATAATGAGCTAGATTTTAAAAAAAATCCTAATTTGTTTAATAGAGAAACACCCATTAATAATTTTTTTATTGTTGGTAATTTTGAAAAATTTAATAAGGTATCTTTAAGGGGTAATTTTCTTGAGATGGGGCCGTGTGTTACTTACAACGAGATACTTCAGATTGGCAAGAAAAATATTCCAAGCCTGTTTTATGAATTTATTTCAAAATTTAATGATAAAATATATTTAAATAGTATTAACCTTGCAAATGGGTTTTATTATAAAAACACCATTTTTGATATTTATCCTTTATTATTAAGCCTTGATGCGCAAGTTGAGTTTAAAAATGTTTTGACTAAAAAGACTTACGTTTTTAGTGCTTATAATTTAAATCGGGCTGAGTATATTGCAAATCGAAACACTATTCTTGTTACTAAATTTAAATTTCCAATGATGAATCTATGGAACAGAAGCTTTTATCATAAAGTATTTTTCAACACCATGTCTTTTGACATTTTAGAAGAAACGGATGTTATCTTTATATGTATTCTTTCAAACATCAAAAGAGACGTTATAAATGATTTTTTGTTAAAAATATTTTATGATGATAAAATGATTGTCATAAAGGATTTTCAGGTTTTGCTTTTAAACAAGTCTTTGCCGCTTTCATTTTCTGAGATAGAAAATTCTCTTAAAATGTTGGATAAAAATATAAGAGATTCTAAAAATTTTAATATAGGAGAGAGAAATTTAAAGCTAATAAAGAATTTTTACTTAGACATATTAATGAATTTAAATTTTTAA
- a CDS encoding HPr family phosphocarrier protein, which yields MVKKEAIIKAVNGLHVRPASTFVKKAKEYSSEITIESDGKSVSGKSLFRLQTLELSSGKKLLICAEGEDEEIAASELAELIESFKE from the coding sequence ATGGTAAAAAAAGAAGCAATTATTAAGGCTGTAAACGGTTTACATGTTAGGCCTGCGTCAACTTTTGTAAAAAAAGCTAAAGAATATTCTAGTGAGATAACAATAGAGTCTGATGGAAAGTCTGTTAGCGGAAAAAGTTTATTCAGGCTTCAAACTTTGGAATTGTCATCAGGTAAAAAGCTTTTGATATGTGCTGAGGGTGAGGATGAAGAAATCGCTGCTTCAGAGCTTGCAGAGCTTATCGAATCTTTTAAGGAATGA
- a CDS encoding DUF3996 domain-containing protein yields the protein MKKIFILFIMIMIANISTNSFAKDSYLNRGIGFGGGIGNPIINLIMSFPFIDFEIGYGGSNGINLSGFKLESKFYDFNLLAIAALDFIFTIYLIKNLNLGVGIGGNLSLSSHTSKLINIELGFGIRIPLVLFYDITENLEMGIKIAPSIELISNIRSLAHHRTYSGIKLNFAGGIFAKYYI from the coding sequence GTGAAAAAAATCTTCATATTATTCATCATGATTATGATTGCAAATATATCTACAAATAGTTTTGCAAAAGATTCATATTTAAATAGAGGTATTGGCTTTGGGGGAGGTATTGGAAATCCAATTATTAACTTAATAATGTCATTTCCTTTTATTGACTTTGAAATAGGCTATGGCGGTAGTAATGGAATAAATTTATCAGGCTTTAAACTTGAATCAAAATTTTATGATTTCAATTTATTAGCAATAGCAGCACTTGATTTCATTTTTACAATATATTTGATAAAAAATTTAAATTTAGGAGTTGGAATAGGAGGAAATTTAAGCCTATCGTCTCACACGTCTAAATTAATAAATATAGAATTGGGATTTGGAATAAGAATTCCATTGGTTCTTTTTTATGACATTACAGAAAATTTAGAAATGGGTATAAAAATAGCGCCTTCAATAGAATTAATCTCAAACATAAGATCCCTTGCACATCACAGAACCTATTCAGGAATAAAACTAAACTTTGCTGGGGGAATATTCGCTAAGTACTACATCTAA
- the gnd gene encoding decarboxylating NADP(+)-dependent phosphogluconate dehydrogenase — MDVGIYGLGVMGGNLALNIADNGFNVSVYNRDSEKTEIFVKQNSHKKINGFKDIESFVKSLKTPRKIILMVTSLAVEKVVEQILPFLNKSDIIIDGGNSHYKSTMRLEKELFAKDIYFVGLGISGGERGARFGPALMYGGSKSAYEILEPILNKIAARTKNNDICSAYIGENGSGHYVKMIHNGVEYADMQLISEVYFFMKKAFNLDNSKISEVFEKWNEGDLSGYLLEITSKILRYKENNEYLVDKILDIANQKGTGVWTSIDALESSMPINLIIESVFSRFMSGLKHERIIASDLLKMDTVSFEFELSDWILDLYYALLVSKIVAYAQGFMMLKTASLNYSWDLNLGKISLVWREGCIIRSSFLDKIKLAYDKNPHLINLLFDDYFLDLLKNNHKSLRRIVSKASEIGIPLPAFYASLSFLDSYSTNYLPSNLIQAQRDFFGAHSFERLDSKRGEFFHSTWQ; from the coding sequence ATGGATGTAGGAATTTATGGGCTTGGTGTTATGGGCGGCAATTTAGCTCTCAATATTGCTGATAACGGTTTTAATGTTTCTGTTTACAATAGAGATAGTGAAAAAACTGAAATTTTTGTTAAACAAAATTCTCATAAAAAGATAAATGGCTTTAAAGATATTGAATCTTTTGTTAAAAGTTTAAAAACCCCAAGAAAAATCATTTTAATGGTGACAAGTCTAGCTGTAGAAAAGGTCGTTGAACAAATTTTACCCTTTTTGAATAAATCGGACATAATTATTGATGGTGGAAATTCTCACTATAAGAGTACAATGAGATTGGAAAAAGAATTGTTTGCCAAGGATATTTATTTTGTAGGACTTGGAATTTCTGGAGGAGAGAGAGGAGCAAGATTTGGTCCTGCACTAATGTATGGAGGAAGTAAATCAGCTTATGAAATTCTTGAACCTATTTTAAATAAAATTGCAGCTAGGACTAAAAATAATGATATTTGTTCTGCTTATATTGGAGAGAATGGTTCTGGGCACTATGTTAAAATGATACATAATGGTGTGGAATATGCTGATATGCAGCTTATCAGCGAGGTTTATTTTTTCATGAAAAAAGCTTTTAATTTAGATAATTCAAAAATTTCTGAAGTTTTTGAAAAGTGGAATGAAGGCGATCTTTCAGGGTATTTACTAGAAATAACTTCTAAGATTCTTAGGTATAAAGAAAATAATGAATATTTAGTTGATAAGATTTTAGATATTGCAAATCAAAAAGGTACTGGCGTTTGGACATCTATTGATGCTCTTGAATCTAGCATGCCTATAAATTTAATTATTGAATCTGTTTTTTCAAGATTTATGTCGGGGTTAAAACACGAAAGGATTATTGCTAGTGATTTGCTTAAGATGGATACTGTTTCTTTTGAGTTTGAGCTTAGTGATTGGATTTTAGATCTTTATTATGCTCTTTTGGTTTCAAAAATAGTAGCTTATGCTCAAGGTTTTATGATGCTTAAGACCGCGTCTTTAAATTATAGCTGGGATTTAAATTTAGGTAAAATTTCTTTAGTTTGGAGAGAAGGTTGTATTATTCGCAGCAGTTTTTTAGATAAAATTAAATTAGCTTATGATAAAAATCCCCATCTTATTAATTTGCTTTTTGATGATTATTTTTTAGATTTATTAAAAAATAATCACAAATCTTTGAGAAGAATAGTTTCAAAGGCTAGTGAAATTGGGATCCCTTTGCCAGCATTTTATGCCAGTCTTTCGTTTTTAGATTCTTATTCCACTAATTATTTGCCTTCTAACTTAATTCAAGCGCAAAGAGACTTTTTCGGTGCTCATTCTTTTGAAAGATTAGACTCAAAACGAGGTGAGTTTTTTCATAGTACTTGGCAATAA
- the ptsP gene encoding phosphoenolpyruvate--protein phosphotransferase, with protein sequence MTLSGKRISKGIGIGEVLCIRKNFDKIISREKIDFSQVDSEISKFNKAKSKAIEALKDLERKAVLQFGDDKKGIFEGQVLIVEDDEFSELVVELIVKENYSAAYSIYLAFENLVKSVEDYKDPYLKERASDYKDIRNRLISTVLGQITDFSEINKDIILVTEELTPSDTMQFDLNYVKGFLTAVGGETSHAAILARTMGLPALVMTLLDIDALKDGDKIVIDAISSIVIKNPSSDELDLYKGKILRQVEMEKELFSLKDKDAETKDGIKVSLKANIGTPVDIAYVNKYGVEGIGLFRTEFLYMKSLQPPTEDEQFETYKRVIDTMEKKGVVTIRTLDVGGDKEIPYLNFEKEENPFLGFRALRMYKEYEELIQAQFNAIFRASHYGKIRVMVPMLTRYEEIETIEYFVNNAKINLKSRSLPFDENLEVGCMIEVPSAALISSKLANKLNFFSIGTNDLTQYVLAVDRGNQKISNLYDKYNPAVLKLIKKVLDDGVSSGIDVSVCGELGGDDAGALLLVGLGFRSLSMIPSATLRIKYLLKKYTIMELEELANRVLNSDSEQETLSYFDKFIGD encoded by the coding sequence ATGACTTTATCGGGTAAAAGAATATCTAAAGGAATAGGCATTGGAGAAGTTCTTTGTATTAGGAAAAATTTTGATAAAATTATAAGTAGAGAAAAAATCGACTTTTCTCAAGTTGATAGTGAGATATCAAAATTCAATAAAGCTAAGTCAAAAGCAATTGAAGCGCTTAAGGACCTTGAAAGAAAAGCCGTGCTTCAATTTGGAGATGACAAGAAAGGTATTTTTGAAGGTCAAGTGTTGATCGTTGAAGACGATGAATTTTCTGAACTTGTTGTTGAGCTTATTGTAAAGGAAAATTATAGTGCTGCTTATTCTATTTATTTAGCGTTTGAAAATTTGGTTAAAAGTGTGGAAGACTATAAAGATCCTTATTTAAAAGAAAGAGCGTCTGATTATAAGGACATTAGAAATAGATTAATTTCTACCGTTTTAGGTCAAATAACCGATTTTTCTGAGATTAATAAAGATATTATTCTTGTTACCGAAGAATTAACACCATCTGATACTATGCAATTTGACTTAAATTATGTTAAAGGGTTTTTAACTGCAGTTGGAGGAGAAACTTCTCATGCTGCTATTTTGGCAAGAACAATGGGGCTTCCGGCGCTTGTTATGACTTTGTTAGATATTGATGCGTTAAAGGATGGTGATAAAATAGTCATTGATGCAATATCTTCTATTGTTATTAAAAATCCTTCTTCTGATGAACTTGATCTTTATAAAGGTAAGATTTTGCGTCAAGTGGAGATGGAAAAAGAGCTTTTTTCTTTAAAAGATAAAGATGCTGAAACAAAAGATGGCATAAAAGTGTCTTTAAAGGCAAATATTGGAACACCTGTTGATATTGCCTATGTTAATAAATATGGTGTTGAGGGAATAGGTCTTTTTAGAACAGAATTCTTATATATGAAATCTTTACAACCCCCAACAGAAGATGAGCAGTTTGAAACTTATAAGAGAGTTATAGATACAATGGAAAAAAAAGGGGTTGTTACTATTCGCACTCTTGATGTTGGTGGGGATAAGGAAATTCCCTATCTTAATTTTGAAAAAGAAGAGAATCCCTTTTTGGGTTTTAGAGCACTTAGGATGTATAAAGAATATGAGGAATTAATTCAAGCACAGTTTAATGCTATTTTTAGGGCCAGTCATTATGGGAAGATAAGGGTAATGGTGCCCATGCTTACCAGATATGAAGAGATTGAAACGATCGAATATTTTGTGAATAATGCAAAAATCAATTTGAAGTCTAGAAGTTTGCCGTTTGATGAAAATTTGGAAGTAGGTTGTATGATAGAAGTTCCTTCTGCAGCTTTAATTTCTTCTAAACTTGCCAATAAATTGAATTTTTTTAGTATAGGGACTAATGATTTAACCCAATATGTTTTAGCTGTTGATCGTGGTAATCAAAAAATATCAAATTTATATGATAAGTATAATCCTGCTGTGTTGAAATTAATCAAAAAGGTTCTTGATGATGGAGTTAGTTCTGGAATTGATGTGTCTGTTTGTGGCGAGCTTGGGGGGGATGATGCTGGAGCGTTACTTCTTGTAGGTCTTGGATTTAGGTCTTTAAGCATGATTCCTAGTGCTACACTTAGAATCAAATATTTGCTTAAAAAGTATACAATAATGGAATTGGAAGAATTGGCAAATAGGGTTTTAAATAGTGATTCTGAGCAAGAAACTTTAAGTTATTTTGATAAATTTATAGGAGATTAG
- a CDS encoding BAPKO_0422 family outer member beta-barrel protein, which produces MQSKNKLISLLIMITFFFNNVENIFTNEKSKNSAINPKIDSLKPKTKIKFGFILPYPTAMEFSINNFDIGIGVTILSVSEFFPKSPVVLLFKTYFDYIFLNLRIKNSNFIFFLGTGLFCEIGKITNSNLTNDFSGITYKIGVGLPLGIRYEAYYDIIEIIIKTTPSIFIGQLPNGNLIFPIKGNFSIGIKGSLKI; this is translated from the coding sequence ATGCAAAGCAAAAACAAACTAATCAGTTTATTAATAATGATTACATTCTTTTTCAATAATGTTGAAAATATTTTCACAAACGAAAAATCTAAAAACAGTGCAATTAATCCAAAAATAGACAGCTTAAAACCAAAAACTAAAATAAAATTCGGCTTTATTCTACCTTATCCTACCGCAATGGAATTCAGCATTAATAACTTTGATATTGGAATAGGCGTAACAATACTAAGTGTCTCGGAATTTTTTCCAAAATCGCCTGTAGTATTGCTATTTAAAACATATTTTGACTATATATTCTTAAACTTAAGAATTAAAAATTCAAACTTTATCTTTTTCTTAGGAACTGGCCTATTTTGTGAAATAGGCAAAATTACAAACTCAAATTTAACAAATGATTTTTCTGGGATTACCTATAAAATAGGAGTGGGTTTGCCCTTAGGAATAAGATATGAGGCTTATTACGACATTATTGAAATTATAATAAAAACAACACCATCAATTTTTATTGGCCAATTACCTAACGGAAATTTAATATTTCCAATAAAAGGCAACTTCTCTATCGGAATAAAAGGCTCTCTTAAGATATAG
- the crr gene encoding PTS glucose transporter subunit IIA codes for MGFLDFFKKTATLDLIAPISGKVMSIDKVPDEAFAEKIVGDGIAILPTSNELLAPCDGKIGKIFKTNHAFSLETKEGVEIFVHFGINTLNLNGKGFTRVAEEGIDVKQGEVIIRLDLEYLKEHSESVITPVVIANSDEVSSIEYSFGKLENGTEYILLSSTVLTEEIRHKISQTKSVTAGKDLVLRVRK; via the coding sequence ATGGGGTTTTTAGATTTTTTTAAAAAAACCGCTACATTGGATTTGATTGCTCCGATTAGTGGAAAAGTTATGTCAATTGATAAGGTTCCCGATGAAGCGTTTGCTGAAAAAATAGTTGGTGATGGAATTGCAATTCTTCCAACAAGCAATGAGTTGTTAGCGCCTTGTGATGGGAAAATAGGTAAAATTTTTAAAACCAATCATGCCTTTAGCCTTGAAACCAAAGAGGGTGTTGAAATTTTTGTTCACTTTGGGATTAATACTCTTAATTTAAATGGTAAGGGTTTTACAAGAGTTGCTGAGGAAGGCATTGATGTTAAGCAAGGCGAAGTTATTATTAGGCTTGATCTTGAATATTTAAAAGAGCATTCAGAATCCGTTATTACTCCAGTTGTTATTGCAAATTCTGATGAAGTTTCAAGCATAGAATATTCTTTCGGAAAGCTTGAAAATGGGACTGAATATATTTTGTTATCGTCAACTGTTTTGACAGAAGAAATTAGACATAAAATATCTCAAACAAAGTCTGTTACAGCAGGCAAAGATTTAGTGTTGCGAGTTAGAAAATAA